TTGACCGCCATCAGGCCGTCCCGGCCGGTGGCCGTTGGGCTGCCGCTGCCTTCAACGGCTGCGGTGAAGGCACGCAGGCCGATCACGTAGAGATCATCGGAACAGTCGACGTCGACCGTCCGGGTACCGTCAGCCTTGGTCAGGACCACTTGCCCCTTGGTGTCCTGTGTCATGGCGTCGATGACCTGGATGGTGCCCTTGGTGCCGTGGACCTCGAGGGACGTCGCAGCGTATCCGACCGTGAAGGAATCGTGGGTCTGCGCAAGGACCGGCGGTGCGCCGTCCCGTTCGTAGCGGATGACCGTCATGGCGGCGTCTTCCTGGCCGCCGATGTTCCATTCGGCCTGTTGGACCGCCATGGCGGTGACGGCCACGGGGGTGCCCAGCAGCGGGTTCAGGACCGAAGCGTCGTGGCAGGTGATGTCCAGGATCACCCCGCTTCCGGGAGTTCCCTGCCCCAGCCGCCAGCCGCGCAGCCGCTCCGGAAGGAGCACGGCATGGGCGACTTTCGCGGAAAGGACCGTTCCGATGGTTCCGGAGTCGACGAGTTCGCGGACCGTGACGTGCAGGGGGCTGCCCGGCAGATGGTGGTTGGCGGCGAGGACGAGGTTCAGGTCCTCGGCAAGCTCCACCATGGCCTCGGCCTGGCCGGCGTCAAGGGCGAGCGGCTTCTCGCACAGCACATGCTTGCCTGCCTGGAGCGCCCGGGTTGCCTGGTCGAAATGCTTGTCGTTGGTGGAGGAAATATAGACGGCGTCGATCCCCAGGCCTAGCAACTCGTCCAGATCAGTGGTGAACCGGGGCAGTCCGAGGCTTCCGGCGAAGTCGCGCGCCCGGTCTGCGGAGGCGCTGAAGACCCCGACTATATCTCCGCCGCTGGCCCGGATTGCACCGACAACCCGGGTGGCGGCGATGTCGCTGGCGCCGATCAGGCCCCATTTCAATGCTGGCATGGTGTTCTCCTAGGATCTGGGTCGCCATTGGGCGGTGGAAGCTCTGACTTTCAGGGCCGGTTCAATGAGGGCGCGCTGGGGTTCCAGCGCCGGGTTGCGGATACGCTTCAGCAGCAGCTCTGCCGCCGTACTCCCGATCCGCTCCGGGTAGGTGGACACGGAGGTCAGCGGCGGCAGCAGCAGTTCCGCCATGGCGATGTCGTCGAAGCTCGCCACCGAGATGTCACGGCCCGGTTCCAGGTTTCGCCGGCGGAGTTCGGCATAGATGCCCAGTGCGACCGCGTCACTGTAGGCGATGATGCAGTCCGGCCAGATTCCCTGGTCCAGGACCCGGGCCACGCCTTCGGAGCCGCCGACGGCATTATTCGAAGTCGTTGCGGCGGAAAGGGAGGCATCGAAAGCTACGCCGGTTCCCGTGAACCCGGCTTCCAGGCCCTTGATCCGCTCGGTCCGCGCCGAGGACTGCTCCGGACCGCCGATCAGCACCGCTGACGCTGCTCCGAGGGAGGACACATGGCGGGCCAGCTGCCCGCCGGCGGCAATGTTGTCCGGGCCCACATAGTCCAGTTCTTTGGAGAAGTAGCGGGCAATCTGCAGCACCGGGACGGAAGAGCGGTCAATGATGCCGCAGACCGGGGCGAGTTCCGACCCCGTGGCCGGCAACAGGAAAATCCCGTCGACCTGCTGCTGGACCA
Above is a window of Arthrobacter sp. FB24 DNA encoding:
- a CDS encoding Gfo/Idh/MocA family protein; translated protein: MPALKWGLIGASDIAATRVVGAIRASGGDIVGVFSASADRARDFAGSLGLPRFTTDLDELLGLGIDAVYISSTNDKHFDQATRALQAGKHVLCEKPLALDAGQAEAMVELAEDLNLVLAANHHLPGSPLHVTVRELVDSGTIGTVLSAKVAHAVLLPERLRGWRLGQGTPGSGVILDITCHDASVLNPLLGTPVAVTAMAVQQAEWNIGGQEDAAMTVIRYERDGAPPVLAQTHDSFTVGYAATSLEVHGTKGTIQVIDAMTQDTKGQVVLTKADGTRTVDVDCSDDLYVIGLRAFTAAVEGSGSPTATGRDGLMAVKVALAAQESATSGRTVHIY
- a CDS encoding LacI family DNA-binding transcriptional regulator; protein product: MKRVTLNDVSRAAGVSRSTASLVLRESSRIPEATSDRVRLAMAELGYVYNRHAANMRRSESMTLGLIVTDIRNPYFAGLTMTIEEEAHDAGYTLLVGYSRDDMERQNRQLEAMVQQQVDGIFLLPATGSELAPVCGIIDRSSVPVLQIARYFSKELDYVGPDNIAAGGQLARHVSSLGAASAVLIGGPEQSSARTERIKGLEAGFTGTGVAFDASLSAATTSNNAVGGSEGVARVLDQGIWPDCIIAYSDAVALGIYAELRRRNLEPGRDISVASFDDIAMAELLLPPLTSVSTYPERIGSTAAELLLKRIRNPALEPQRALIEPALKVRASTAQWRPRS